The following are from one region of the Nymphaea colorata isolate Beijing-Zhang1983 chromosome 7, ASM883128v2, whole genome shotgun sequence genome:
- the LOC126410196 gene encoding zinc finger BED domain-containing protein RICESLEEPER 3-like, translating to MQEKYDKYWKNDCNVLFGIAFVLDPRSKLGYLKYLLESLNEVDARVQYEKVESSLYELYDEYKNVYNTNDEENENGNTIIVDFEEGRASTFSRDVFFTYYMSSVSPQVPRIDLEAYITDPIERSRSNEDFNILSWWKANESKYRVLSKMARDILAIPISTVASEPVFSTAGRIINDYRCSTTSETVEALVCTHSWIRDKDISCET from the coding sequence atgcaagaaaagtatgacaaatattggaaaaatgactGCAATGTCCTCTTTGGAATAGCATTTGTCTTAGATCCTAGGTCCAAACTGGGATACTTGAAATATTTGCTTGAGAGCTTAAATGAAGTTGATGCAAGAgtacaatatgaaaaagtagaGAGCAGTCTTTATGAATTGTATGATGAGTACAAAAACGTGTATAATacaaatgatgaagaaaatgaaaatggaaacacaataattgttgattttgaagaaggGAGAGCTTCAACTTTTTCTAGAGAtgtcttcttcacatattacatgagTTCTGTATCTCCTCAAGTACCTCGCATAGATCTGGAAGCATATATAACTGATCCAATAGAACGATCTCGGTCTAATGAAGACTTCaatatattatcttggtggaaggcaaatgaaagtaaatatagagtTTTATCCAAAATGGCTCGAGATATCTTGGCAATCCCTATATCCACAGTTGCATCTGAGCCTGTATTCAGTACAGCTGgaagaatcattaatgattatcgatgttcaaccACTTCTGAAACTGTTGAAGCACTAGTTTGCACACATAGTTGGATTCGTGATAAAGATATCTCATGTGAAACGTAA